Proteins encoded in a region of the Planococcus citri chromosome 1, ihPlaCitr1.1, whole genome shotgun sequence genome:
- the LOC135832894 gene encoding odorant receptor coreceptor-like: protein MESQASGVSFQIFLLKTSSVWPLQTKNQLFQTVHVFYTCFASVLLTITSFGLVAATLFSTDLKDICSTVDIATLTISGLYKLFYMRLHIDRFKHLVSFLESRMKKFVANKNGDFISVEMENPRSNLYSLMLVGSGMTISIIWAFMPFFEDLEFKIRGNFTDRVDELKFPLTCWIPFDASWTPLYETIYLLEGLSFFLAAHVYLTGDSFFFMMIYQICVQMKILAKMIANIENDTMEYSSKRITFRIESQKNKNEKDKKSLQLHQSPIPQCKVDGKAYETKLKECATFHSDLLWLMTEMEQLYRSMILADVLHAIISLSFALFETGTTESIVGLLKMYSFLLVCIVHQFLNSHYGEMFITAQELVREAAYNSFWYEGTINSRKYMVLILQRSKKMVIMNGGKMYHLCRASFVLFTKTLFSYYMVLRQVTE, encoded by the exons ATGGAAAGCCAAGCTAGTGGCGTAAGTTTCCAAATCTTCTTACTGAAAACATCTTCGGTATGGCCGCTGCAAACGAAAAACCAATTGTTTCAAACGGTCCACGTATTTTACACCTGTTTCGCTTCAGTTCTACTCACCATAACATCATTCGGTCTCGTTGCAGCTACGCTTTTCTCAACAGATCTGAAAGATATCTGCAGTACGGTGGATATAGCAACGTTGACCATATCCGGACTGTATAAATTGTTCTACATGAGGCTCCATATCGATAGATTCAAACATCTCGTTTCATTCCTCGaatcaagaatgaaaaaattcgtcgCCAACAAGAACGGAGATTTTATCAGCGTCGAGATGGAAAACCCCCGCAGTAATTTGTACAGCTTGATGCTGGTTGGATCCGGTATGACGATTAGTATCATTTGGGCCtttatgccattttttgaaGACTTGGAATTCAAAATACGGGGTAATTTTACCGATCGAGTGGACGAGTTGAAGTTTCCATTGACGTGTTGGATACCTTTTGATGCCAGTTGGACACCGCTCTACGAGACGATTTACTTACTGGAAGGATTGAGCTTCTTTTTAGCTGCTCATGTTTATTTGACTGGCGATTCGTTCTTCTTCATGATGATTTATCAGATTTGTGTTCAGATGAAAATACTAGCTAAGATGATCGCGAATATTGAGAACGATACGATGGAATATTCCAGTAAACGAATTACGTTTAGAATCGAATCTCAGA aaaataaaaatgaaaaggaCAAAAAATCTTTACAATTGCACCAAAGTCCAATTCCGCAATGCAAAGTCGATGGAAAAGCTTACGAAACTAAACTAAAGGAATGTGCTACTTTTCATAGCGATTTATTATG GTTAATGACCGAAATGGAGCAATTATACAGATCAATGATTCTAGCCGATGTCTTACACGCAATAATTTCGCTTTCGTTTGCATTATTCGAAACTGgg ACTACAGAATCGATCGTTGGTCTTTTGAAAATGTACTCTTTTCTTCTCGTCTGCATCGttcatcagtttttgaataGTCATTATGGGGAGATGTTCATTACTGCG caagaGTTGGTGAGAGAAGCAGCTTACAACTCATTCTGGTACGAGGGCACAATAAATAGTAGAAAATACATGGTACTGATATTACAACGGAgcaaaaaaatggtcataatGAATGGTGGAAAAATGTATCATTTATGTAGAGCTTCGTTTGTCCTG TTCACCAAGACGTTATTCTCGTACTACATGGTGCTACGCCAAGTGACTGAATAA